One segment of Saprospiraceae bacterium DNA contains the following:
- a CDS encoding efflux RND transporter periplasmic adaptor subunit, whose amino-acid sequence MDRPIKKKKWTPQRIGIGIAALAFAVFSVYSIAFAGKQSSLNVNREKITVSKVERGVFDEFIVVTGVVQPLKTYQLDAVEGGYVAQKLLDGGASVKQGDLILKLENQRLTMDFVNRETEMYRLINELENTRLRLKQDKFALRRNLAELDFQIQQAKADNDRNCKLYSDKVVSLQEYERTKITYERLVKQREIEIENQQFQEENSLVQIKQLEGTLDRTRLNLKMMKQNLDNLSVKAPVSGLLSRVDVEIGASITAGQNIGQIDDLNGFKMRVEVDEHYISRIFPGLEGSFDFSGATTRLIVSKVYPEVRNGRFQVDMTFDKKIPDGIRRGQSVPVRLQLGKPAEATLIPTGGFFSDTGGNWVYVLNSTGSRAEKRKISLGRKNPQFYEVLSGLEPGEQVITSSYANFGDKDILNLQ is encoded by the coding sequence GTGGACAGACCAATCAAAAAGAAAAAATGGACGCCTCAGCGCATAGGCATAGGCATCGCGGCATTGGCTTTTGCTGTATTCTCGGTGTATAGCATCGCTTTTGCCGGGAAACAGAGCAGCCTCAACGTGAACCGTGAAAAAATTACGGTGTCGAAAGTCGAGCGTGGTGTATTCGACGAATTTATCGTCGTCACGGGGGTGGTGCAACCCCTGAAGACCTACCAGCTCGATGCAGTGGAAGGGGGCTATGTGGCACAAAAACTTCTGGATGGTGGCGCATCGGTGAAACAGGGCGATTTGATTCTGAAACTTGAGAATCAGCGCCTCACGATGGATTTTGTCAACCGGGAAACGGAGATGTATCGCCTAATCAATGAATTGGAAAACACTCGGCTTCGGCTGAAACAAGACAAATTCGCGCTGCGCCGCAACCTCGCGGAATTGGACTTCCAAATTCAGCAAGCCAAAGCCGACAACGACCGCAACTGCAAGCTGTACTCGGACAAAGTGGTAAGCCTGCAAGAATACGAACGCACCAAAATCACTTATGAGCGCCTGGTGAAACAACGCGAAATCGAAATCGAAAACCAGCAGTTCCAAGAAGAAAACAGTCTTGTGCAAATCAAGCAGTTGGAAGGCACCTTGGACCGTACCCGCCTCAACCTCAAAATGATGAAACAAAATCTCGACAATCTTTCCGTCAAGGCACCCGTGTCAGGCCTGCTCTCAAGGGTGGATGTCGAAATCGGGGCCAGCATCACCGCCGGTCAGAATATCGGCCAGATAGACGACCTGAACGGCTTCAAAATGAGGGTGGAGGTGGACGAGCACTACATCTCGCGGATATTCCCCGGTCTGGAAGGCTCTTTCGACTTTAGTGGGGCCACCACCCGACTTATCGTCAGCAAAGTGTACCCGGAAGTCCGCAATGGCCGATTCCAAGTGGACATGACTTTCGACAAAAAAATACCCGATGGCATTAGGCGTGGCCAATCGGTGCCTGTCCGCCTGCAATTGGGCAAACCAGCAGAGGCCACTCTGATACCCACGGGTGGATTTTTCAGCGATACGGGTGGCAATTGGGTATATGTGCTCAACAGCACTGGCTCCAGAGCCGAAAAACGAAAAATCTCGTTGGGTCGAAAAAACCCTCAATTCTACGAGGTGCTCAGTGGTTTGGAGCCGGGCGAACAGGTGATTACGAGCTCGTACGCCAACTTTGGGGACAAGGACATTTTAAATTTGCAATAA
- a CDS encoding IS1 family transposase, protein MFTYIAVKINQVRVWIVQCCRTRQILSFFIGDGSMDSCKRLWRKLPYEYQKCLSFSDFWTAYQCLPNETHYMVGKETGLTNHVERLNNTLRQRISRFVRKTLSFSKKEYMLNLHFKLFAYHYNLNVIS, encoded by the coding sequence ATGTTCACTTACATCGCCGTGAAAATCAATCAAGTACGGGTCTGGATTGTCCAGTGCTGTAGAACTAGGCAGATACTTTCCTTTTTCATTGGCGATGGCTCGATGGACTCCTGCAAGCGCCTTTGGCGAAAACTACCCTACGAGTACCAAAAATGCTTGAGTTTCAGCGATTTTTGGACGGCGTACCAATGCTTGCCCAACGAAACACACTACATGGTCGGCAAGGAGACCGGTCTGACAAACCATGTTGAAAGGCTGAACAACACCTTGCGCCAGCGTATCAGCCGATTCGTCCGAAAAACCCTCTCCTTCTCCAAAAAGGAGTATATGCTCAATCTGCACTTCAAACTATTCGCATACCACTACAACTTAAATGTCATCAGTTAA
- a CDS encoding ABC transporter ATP-binding protein encodes MIKTVNLHKIFTTDEVETTALNGVSIEIQPGEFVAMMGPSGCGKSTLLNILGLLDNPSEGEYHFFGTEVAKMSERNRANLRKGNIGFVFQSFNLIDELTVYENVELPLLYLKTPASERKKKVEGQLERMNIMHRRNHFPQQLSGGQQQRVAIARAVVANPKVILADEPTGNLDSTNGLEVMNLLTQLNQAGTTIVMVTHSPHDAGFAHRIVNLFDGKVVTENFHV; translated from the coding sequence ATGATAAAGACAGTCAATCTGCACAAGATTTTCACCACTGACGAGGTGGAAACGACAGCCCTCAATGGGGTCAGCATCGAAATTCAGCCCGGCGAGTTTGTCGCCATGATGGGGCCTTCCGGCTGCGGCAAATCCACCCTGCTCAACATCCTCGGCCTGCTTGACAACCCCTCCGAAGGCGAGTACCACTTCTTCGGCACAGAAGTAGCCAAAATGAGCGAACGCAACCGCGCCAATCTGCGCAAGGGCAACATTGGCTTTGTGTTTCAGTCCTTCAATCTCATTGACGAGCTCACGGTGTATGAAAATGTCGAGCTGCCATTGCTCTACCTGAAAACACCCGCCAGCGAACGCAAGAAAAAAGTGGAAGGACAGCTCGAGCGCATGAATATCATGCACCGCCGCAACCACTTCCCGCAACAACTTTCGGGCGGTCAGCAGCAACGCGTGGCCATTGCTCGTGCGGTCGTCGCCAACCCCAAAGTGATTCTCGCAGACGAACCGACCGGTAATTTGGACTCCACCAACGGCCTCGAAGTGATGAACTTGCTGACCCAACTCAACCAAGCAGGCACCACGATTGTCATGGTGACACACTCGCCACACGACGCGGGATTCGCACACCGCATTGTCAATCTATTCGATGGAAAGGTGGTGACGGAAAATTTTCACGTTTGA
- a CDS encoding IS1 family transposase has translation MITEVRRCHRCESSNIVKNGKNRSGTQTYKCKDCGCCRVLDSKQPSRNMDPELVERAYQERQSLRGTGRLLNVSHRTVLNWLKKKPGNSPHSKPPLRKDKPTTS, from the coding sequence ATGATAACGGAAGTTCGTCGTTGCCACCGCTGTGAAAGCAGCAACATCGTCAAAAACGGGAAAAACCGCTCCGGCACCCAAACCTACAAGTGCAAAGATTGTGGTTGCTGCCGGGTATTGGACAGCAAGCAACCCAGCAGGAACATGGACCCCGAACTGGTGGAGCGTGCCTACCAAGAGCGGCAAAGCCTTCGAGGCACGGGGCGCTTGTTGAATGTCTCGCATCGGACGGTACTCAATTGGTTAAAAAAAAAGCCCGGCAACTCCCCCCATTCAAAACCACCATTGAGGAAGGACAAGCCGACGACCAGTTAG
- a CDS encoding T9SS type A sorting domain-containing protein: protein MGEQTIGEAVPNSVGYSAYSPNGEWYAHYNAYGHTSNPKASVHFYRFDRCTGLLRDAHYKFYPGVESYGGVAFSPNSRYLYVSKYTRIFQYDLEAPDILASEQVVAEYDGFLDGNGVPTRFYGLLLAPDGKIYGNIPNFNSRYIHVIDQPNLAGDSCNVIQHAIFLPADNFGTLPNLPYYRLYEAEGSPCDTLTVSTHWLPPVAAPNIRVWPVPAADLLHFSAEGEWTEPLTLRLYDALGRLTFSVEGLRVSPYAQVNLSELSAGAYFFTLTRQDGTLVKTGKVVRTR from the coding sequence GTGGGAGAACAAACCATAGGCGAGGCCGTCCCGAATAGCGTAGGTTATTCAGCCTATTCGCCTAACGGAGAGTGGTATGCTCATTACAACGCTTATGGGCATACCTCTAACCCCAAAGCTTCCGTTCATTTTTACCGTTTCGACCGCTGCACCGGTCTTTTGCGCGACGCGCACTACAAGTTTTATCCTGGTGTAGAATCGTACGGTGGGGTGGCGTTTTCGCCCAACTCTCGATACTTGTATGTGTCGAAATACACCAGAATATTCCAGTACGACTTGGAAGCGCCAGATATTCTCGCTTCCGAACAAGTAGTGGCCGAATACGATGGTTTTTTGGATGGCAACGGTGTGCCAACACGGTTTTACGGCCTGTTGCTTGCCCCGGATGGCAAAATCTACGGCAACATCCCCAACTTCAACTCGCGCTATATCCACGTCATTGACCAACCGAATTTGGCCGGCGATTCTTGTAATGTCATACAACACGCTATCTTTTTACCGGCTGACAATTTCGGCACCTTGCCCAACCTGCCTTACTATCGGCTTTATGAGGCCGAAGGTAGTCCCTGCGACACGCTGACCGTTAGCACACATTGGTTGCCACCCGTCGCCGCGCCCAACATTCGAGTGTGGCCCGTACCCGCCGCCGACCTGCTGCACTTCTCTGCAGAAGGCGAGTGGACAGAGCCGTTAACACTACGGTTGTACGATGCCTTAGGAAGGCTGACTTTTTCGGTGGAGGGGCTTCGTGTGTCGCCCTACGCACAAGTCAACCTAAGCGAGCTCTCGGCAGGAGCATATTTCTTCACGCTGACGCGGCAGGACGGGACATTGGTGAAAACGGGAAAGGTTGTGCGAACGAGGTAA